From the Agromyces laixinhei genome, the window TCGCGACGGCGGGCGCCGCCGTGGTCGCCGCCGTGTCGGGCCCGGTCGCCGTCATCTACGTGCTCGCCGTGCTCTCGACGATCGCCGCGACCCTCTACCGCCCGGCGCACTCCGCGCTGCTGCCCTCGCTCTGCCGCACGGGTCATGAGCTCGCGAGCGCCAACGTCGTGCGAGGGCTCCTCGACTCGGCCGCCACGCTCGTCGGCCCGCTGCTCGCGGCGGTGCTGCTGCAGTTCACCGGCGTCGACGTCGTCTTCGCGGTCGCGGCGGCCGCGTCGTTCTGGGCGGCGGGCCTGCTCGTTCGGCTGAGATACGACGCGCCGCCGCGCCCTCCCGCGCCGCAGCGCCCCAACCTGGCCAGGGAGGCGCTCGACGGCGTGAAGGCGGTCGTGTCGAACCGCGACCTGTCGCTCATCCTCGGTCTCGCCGCGGCGCAGGCCCTCACCCGCGGCGCGCTCACGGTGCTCTCCGTCGTGGTCGCGATCGAACTGCTCGGCACGGGGGAGCCGGGAGTCGGCGCCCTGATGACCGCGGTCGGGGTCGGTGCGGTGCTCGGATCGCTCGCGGCCTCGCTGCTCGTGGGCACCGGGCGGCTCGGCGTGTGGTTCGCCGTCGGAGTCGCGCTCTGGGGGCTGCCGTTCACGCTCGTCGGCCTGGCGCCCTACGAGGTGCCGGCCCTCGGCCTGCTGGCCTTCGTCGGCGTCGGCAACGCCCTCATCGACGTCGCCGGGTTCACCCTCATCGCCCGGTTGGCCCCCGACGAGGTGCTCGCTCGCGTCTTCGGGGTGCTCGAGAGCCTCGTCGCCGTCTTCATCGGCATCGGCGCGGTCGTCACGTCGGCCCTGATCGAATGGTTCGGAGCGACGACCGCGCTCGTGGCGATCGGCCTCGTGTGCCCGGTGCTCGCGCTCGTGTCGCTCCGGCGCCTGCGCGGCATGGACCGTTCGGTCGACGTCATCGACGACGACATCGAGCTGCTGCGGCGGGTGTCGATGCTCCGCACGCTGCCGCTGCCCTCCATCGAACAGCTGGCCCGCGGCCTCGAGCCGGTCGCCGTTCCCGCGGGCACCGCCGTGTTCACGCAGGGCGACGTCGGCGACCGCTACTACGTGATCGAGGCGGGTGAGGCCGACGTGGTCGGCGACGGCCGGGTCGTCGCGAGGCTCGGCCCGGGGGAGGGCTTCGGCGAGATCGCGCTGCTGCGCCGCACGCGAAGAACGGCCACGGTCACGGCGAACAGTGCGCTCGCGCTGCGGGCGCTCGGCTCCGACCGGTTCCTTCCCGTCGTGCTCGGCTACACGGCGAGCGCGCAGGAGGCGGCCGTCGTCGTCGACGGGCAGCTCGACCGATACGCCCCGAAGCATCCGTTCGTCGACCCGCCTTCAGGAGGGCAGCCCTCCTGAGGGCAGCCCTCCTGAACAGGGGTGTTGAGGTGTGCTCAGTTCAATGGGATGGTGAGGCATGATCTCCGGCCGCGCCGTGCTGCTGATCGCAGACATCGGCGGCTACACCGACTACATGAGCTCCCACCGCATGAGCCTCGCGCACGCCGAGGTCAACACCGGTCGCATGCTCGAGCGCATGATCGACGCCGCCCCCGGATTCGACCTCATCGAGATCGAGGGCGACGCCGCCTTCCTCTCGTTGCAGCTGGGCGACGGCGAGACGGATGCCTCGATCCCCGTGATCCTCGACGCGGCCCTCGCCATGCATCGCGCCTTCCACCTCGAACGCGCGTACGTCACGGCCAACCTCTGCCCCTGCAAGGGATGCAAGGGCGCGTCCGACCTCAAACTGAAGTTCGTGGCGCACGTCGGAGAGGTCGCCACGCAGACCATCCGCGATCGCATCAAGCTGGTCGGCATCGACGTCATCCTCGTGCATCGCATGCTGAAGAACCCGGTCGACGTCGCGGAGTACGTGCTGCTCTCAGAGGAGCTCTACCGTTCGGGCGTAGACGCGCTGCCTGCCCCGGTGCACGACGTGGTGTCGGAGTTCGAGGGGTTCGGGGCCGTGCGCGGGTACTACGTCGACGTCGATGAGCTCGACGGCGAGACGGTGATGCCGACGCCCTCGTGGCCGAAGCGCATCGGGCAGACGTTCGCCGCGGTGGGCCCCGGCGTGCCCTACATGCTCGGACTTCGCGACACCCGCCGCGCGGCATCCGATCGGTGAACTCACCGCCGCTCGCCCGCAGCGCGCGACGCACAGCCCTCAGCGAACACTCGGCTGCCATTCGGTGACTGCAATGTAGCCTGTGAGCACCATGAACATCAAGAAGATCCTGCGCGGGCCGATCATCTACATTCTGCTCGCGATCGTCGCCGTGTGGATCGGGTCGAGCCTCATCACCGCCTCGGGCTTCAAAGAGGTCTCGACGCAAGAGGGCCTCGAGCTGCTGAACGACGGCAAGGTCGCCTCGGTCAAGATCGTCGACGGTGAGAACCGCGTCGACCTGACCCTCGCGAAGGCCGACGAGGAGCTCGGCACGCAGGTGCAGTTCTACTACGTCACCCCGCGCGGGGCCGACGTCATCGCGGCCGTCGACGCGGCAGACCCGGCAGACGGCTTCAACGACGAGGTGCCGCAGCCGAACTGGTTCCTCTCGATGCTCGGCATCCTGCTGCCGCTCGTGCTCATCGGCCTGTTCTTCTGGATCATGCTCTCGGGCATGCAGGGCGGCGGCAACAAGGTCATGCAGTTCGGCAAGTCCAAGGCGAAGCTCGTCTCGAAGGAGAGCCCCACCGTCACGTTCGACGACGTCGCGGGCGCCGAGGAGGCGATCGAAGAACTGCACGAGATCAAGGAGTTCCTGAAGGAGCCGGCGAAGTTCCAGGCCGTCGGGGCGCGCATCCCCAAGGGCGTGCTGCTCTACGGCCCTCCCGGCACCGGCAAGACGCTCCTCGCCCGTGCGGTCGCCGGTGAGGCGGGCGTGCCGTTCTACTCGATCTCGGGTTCCGACTTCGTCGAGATGTTCGTCGGCGTCGGCGCGAGCCGCGTGCGCGACCTGTTCGAGCAGGCGAAGCAGAACGCGCCCGCCATCATCTTCGTCGACGAGATCGACGCGGTCGGCCGCCACCGCGGCGCCGGCCTCGGCGGCGGTCACGACGAGCGCGAGCAGACCCTGAACCAGCTGCTCGTCGAGATGGACGGCTTCGACCCGAAGACCAACGTCATCCTCATCGCCGCGACGAACCGCCCCGACATCCTCGACCCGGCGCTGCTGCGCCCCGGCCGCTTCGACCGGCAGATCGGCGTCGACGCGCCCGACCTCAAGGGTCGCCAGAAGATCCTCGAGGTGCACTCGAAGGGCAAGCCGCTCGCCCACGGCGTCGACCTCGAGGTGCTCGCCCGCAAGACCCCCGGCTTCACGGGTGCCGACCTCGCCAACGTGCTCAACGAGGCCGCGCTCCTGACGGCACGCTCCAACGCGCAACTCATCGACAATCGCGCCCTCGACGAGGCCGTCGACCGTGTGATCGCCGGCCCGCAGCGCCGCTCCCGTGTCATGAAAGACAAGGAGAAGCTCATCACGGCCTACCACGAGGGCGGCCACGCCCTTGCGGCGGCGTCGATGAACTACACCGACCCCGTGACGAAGATCACGATCCTGCCGCGCGGCCGCGCCCTCGGCTACACGATGGTGATGCCGCTCGAAGACAAGTACTCGGTCAGCCGCAACGAGCTGCTCGACCAGTTGGCCTACGCGATGGGCGGCCGGGTGGCAGAGGAGATCGTCTTCCACGATCCGTCGACCGGCGCGTCGAACGACATCGAGAAGGCCACCTCGACGGCACGCAAGATGGTCACCGAGTTCGGCATGAGCGCGAACGTCGGCGCCGTCAAGCTCGGCCAGTCGCAGGGCGAGGTCTTCCTCGGCCGTGACATGGGCCATCAGCGCGACTACTCCGAAGAGGTCGCCGAGACGGTCGACCTCGAGGTGCGCAAGCTCATCGAGCAGGCGCACGACGAGGCCTGGCAGGTGCTCAACGACAACCGCGACATCCTCGACAAGCTGGCCGCAGAGCTGCTCGAACACGAGACGCTCGACCACAAGCAGATCGCCGAGATCTTCAAGGACGTCAAGAAGCTGCCCGAGCGCCCGCTCTGGCTCTCGAGCGACAAGCGCCCCGTCTCCGACCGGCCGCCGATCGCGTTCCCGACCGACAAGATGCCGATCGACCAGGGTGCGGTCGACGGCGGTGTCGACTCGGGTGAGTTGCCCATCGACGACGAGGCGCGGGTGCGCGCACCGCAGTCGAACCCGCGGCCCGCGACGGCCTAACCGTCGGGCCACGCCCGTCGACCCGAAGAGGGGGAGTCATGGCCGGAGTGGATGCCGAGCGCATCCGGCGCGCCGTGCACGAGATCCTGCTCGCGATCGGTGAGGATCCGTCACGGCCGGGGCTCGAGCGCACGCCGCAGCGCGTCGCCGAGGCCTACGCCGACTTCTTCGGCGGCCTCGACGTCGATCCGCTCAGTCACCTCGCCGATGCCGTTCCGATCGGGTCGTCGCTTCGACAGAGCCTGGGCGGTGCGGATGCCGGTGCGCCGGCCACGGGCGAAGCGGTCGTGCTGCGCGACCTCGCGTTCCGGTCGGTGTGCGAGCACCACCTGCTGCCCTTCGTCGGCACCGCGCACGTGGCGTACCTGCCGGGCGATCGTGTGGTGGGGCTCGGCCGCATCCCGGCGGTCGTCGACACGCTCGCACGACGCCCCCAGTTGCAGGAGCGGCTCACCGAGGAGATCGCCGACGCGCTCGTGGCGGGCCTCGACCCCCGCGGCGTGCTCGTCGTGCTCGACGCGCAACACCGCTGCGTCACCACGCGTGGCTCCCGCCAGGAGCGCAGCTCGACCGTGACGATCGCGAGCCGCGGCGCGCTCTCAGAGCCCGCGGCCCGCTCCGAGATCATCACGCTCATCGGGGCATCGGCGCATGCCTGATCGCACGCTCGTCATGGGCGTGGTCAATGTCACGCCCGACTCGTTCAGCGACGGCGGGCGTTGGTTCGACGCCGATGCGGCGATCGCGCACGGCCTCGAGCTCGTCGCCGACGGCGCCGACATCCTCGACGTCGGCGGTGAGTCGACCCGGCCCGGCGCGGCCCGCGTGGCGCCCGAAGAGGAGCTTCGCCGTGTCGTTCCCGTCATCCGCGAGCTCGCGGGTCGCGGCATCCGAGTCAGCGTCGACACCATGCGCGCCGCGACCGCGCGGGCGGCCGTCGACGCCGGGGCCGTGATCATCAACGACGTCTCCGCTGGCCTCGCAGACGCGGCCATGGGCCCGATCGCGGCCGAGACCGGCGCGCAGTACGTCGCCATGCACTGGCGCGGCCACTCCGATCGCATGGACTCGCTCGCGGAGTACGCCGACGTCGCCGTCGAGGTGCGCGACGAACTCGCGCAACGGGTCGACGCGCTCGTCACCGCGGGAGTCGCCCCCGAGAAACTCATCCTCGACCCCGGACTCGGGTTCGCCAAGCGCGGCGACCAGAACTGGCAGCTCCTCGGCCGACTCGACGTGCTGGCCGGCCTCGGGCTGCCGATCCTCGTCGGTGCGTCGCGCAAGCGCTTCCTCGGGGCGATGCTGCCCGACGCGGCATCCGTCGTCGATCGCGACCTGCCGACCGCCGTGGTGAGCGTGCTCTCGGCGCAGGCCGGGGCGTGGGCGGTGCGCGTGCACGACGTGCAGGGCACTCGCCGAGCCCTCGACGTGCTCGGCGCATGGCAGAGTGGACGACGTGACTGAACTGCGCAATCGCGGGCGGGCCGACCGCATCACCCTCACGGGACTCCGCGTCCGCGCGCACCACGGTGTGTTCGAGTTCGAGCGCACCGAGGGGCAGGAGTTCGTGATCGACGTGTCGGTCGCGCTCGACCTCGCGGCACCAGCGGCATCCGACGACCTCGCCGGCACCGTGCACTACGGCGAGCTCGCCGAGGCGGTCGTGGCCGCCGTCGAACGCGACCCGGTCGACCTCATCGAGACCGTCGCCGAGCGGGTCGCCGCAGTCGCGCTCGGCTACGCGGCCGTCGACGAGGTCGAAGTCACCGTGCACAAGCCGCAGGCGCCGATCACCGTGCCCTTCTCGGATGTCGCCGTCACGATCGTGAGGGGCCGGGCATGACGCGCGCCGTCATCGCCTTCGGGGCGAACCTCGGCGACCGTGAGGCGACGATCGCCGCCGCCGTTCGCGAGATCGCGGAGGCGACCGGGATCGCCCTCGTCGCCGTGTCGCCCGTGTACGAGTCGGCCGCCGTCAAGGACTCCGGCGTCGACGAAGACGCCCCGCGCTACCTGAACGGCGTCATCGTCGTCGAGACGGCGCTCGCTCCGCACGCGCTCCTCGATCTGCTGCAGCGCATCGAACTCGAGCACGGACGGGAGCGCACCGAGCACTGGGGCGACCGCACGCTCGATCTCGACCTCATCGACGTCGACGGAATCGTGCTCGACGACGAGCGGCTCGTGCTGCCGCATCCGCGTGCCTCGCAGCGGGCGTTCGTGCTGGCGCCGTGGCTCGACATCGACCCCGACGCCGAGCTCGCGGGGCACGGGCCGATCGCCGCGCTGCGCGCTGCGGCCACCGACGAGGTGGTGCGTCGATGAAGCGCACGCACCCCTCGACGATCATCGCCTTCGTGCTGGCGGGCCTCGTCGCCGGGTACCTCATCGACCTCGCGATCGTGTCGGGCGGGTCGAAGGCGATCGTGCCGCCGATCTCGCTGTCGATCACCCTCGCGGGCGTCGCGGCACTCGTCGTGGCCTTCGCCTGGCCCATCCGCCGGGCGGTGAAGGGCAAGGCGACCAAGCACCTCGACCCGTTCCGTGCCATGCGCACCGCGGTGCTGGCGAAGGCCTGCAGCCTGAGCGGGGCGCTCCTGCTCGGTTTCGGGATCGGCATCACGCTGTTCCTGGTCACGCGCAGCGTCGTGCCGCCCCCGGCGACGATCTGGCTCGCCGTCGCCACTGCGATCGGCGCAGCGCTCCTGCTGGCCGGAGGCCTCGTCGCCGAGGCCTTCTGCACGCTGCCCCCCGACGACACCGACACCGAGAAGAAGGAGCAAGCGCATGCCTGAGGCATCCGGCCCCCAGCCTGATGAGACGGCCCGCGACGAATCGCGCCGGCCTGCGGCATCCGACTCCGACTGGCAGCGGGTCTCGCCGAAGTACGTGCTCGTCGAGGTGATCGGCTCGATCATCGGCATGGTCGTCTTCGTGGGCATCGGGCTCGGCGCCTACTTCGTGCTGCACTGGCAGTGGGCGCTGTGGGTCGCGATCGCGATCGCCGTGGTCTCGATCATCGCCATCGCCTTCGAGCCGCGCCGAGTGCGCTCCATCCGGTACCGGCTGCGCGCCGACGACCTGCTCTTCCGCCGCGGCATCATGTTCCAGCGCCAGGTGGCCGTGCCCTACGGGCGCATGCAGCTCGTCGACATCACGCGTGGTCCGGTCGCGCGCGCCCTCGGCCTGGCCGACCTCAAGTTCGTGACCGCGGCCGCGGCGAGCGCCGTGACCGTACCCGGTCTCCCGATGGCGGAGGCCGACCGGTTGCGCGACGAACTCGTGGCCCTCGCCGAGTCGCGCCGGGCGGGACTGTGAGCACAGGCACCCGCCCGCAGACAGCGGTGAACCTCGCCGACGGCGAGTGGCACCGGCTGCACCCGGCGAGCCCGCTGCTGCGCGGCGGTCTGCTGTTCCTCGCCGTGCTGGGCTTCGTGATCGCGAACCTCCGCGAGCGGGTCATCGACATCTTCCTCACGATCTTCGCTCCGGCCTCGAGCGACCGGGTCGACGCCGAGTACGACGACTGGCAGCAGGAGTGGGCGAACGACCCGGTCGGCGGCATCGTGTCGAACGGGCTGGTCGGGTGGGCGCTGCTCGCTCTCGCCGCGATCATCGTCGTGGTCGTCATCGGCTTCTGGCTGTCGTGGCGCATGCACACATTCCGGGTCACCGGCGAGGCGGTCGAGGTGCGCAGCGGCATCCTCTTCCGCTCGCACCGCAGCGCCAGACTCGATCGCATCCAGGGCATCAACGTCAACCGGCCGCTCTTCGCGCGGCTCTTCGGAACGGCGAAACTCGAGATCTCGGTGGCCGGGCAGTCGGCGAACGTGCAGCTCGCCTACCTGGGCTCCTCCCTCGCCGACGCGTTGCGCGCCGACGTGCTGCGCCTCGCGTCGGGCGCGCGAGCCGAACGCACGCAGGGCACTGCGGCTGCCGCAGGGGCGGCAGAGGGGCGAGCGGATGCCGCGGCGCCCGGTGTCGCGACGGAACCCGATGCCCGGGGTGCCGGCACTGGCAGCGATGGCGGTGCCGGCGCTGATGCCGCTGTCGCCGGTGCCGGTGGTGTGGGTGCGGGCGATGCCGCTGCCGCCGGTGCCCGCACGCCGGTCACGGCCCGTGCCGGCGCACTCGTCACGCAGCGCGTCGACGAGTTCCTCGCGCCCGAACTCGACCCCGACCTCGCTCCGCCGGAGTCGGTCGTGCACCTGCCGCTCGGCCGCGTGATCGGGTCGACTTTGCTCGGCGGTTCCATGATCTGGGTGGTCATCCTCATCGCGATCATCGTGATCGGGGTCACGAGCGGTCAGATGTGGGTGCTCTTCAGCTTCGTGCCCGCGGCCATCGGTCTCGTGAGCTACATGTGGTCGCGCATCACGAAGTCGCTGCGCTACTCGATCGCCGGCACGGCCGACGGTGTGCGCATCGGGTACGGCCTCCTCTCGACCGCCAACCAGACGATCCCCCCGGGTCGCGTGCATGCCGTCGAAGCCACGCAGTGGGTGTTCTGGCGGCCGTTCGGCTGGTGGTCGGTGCGTATCAACGTCGCCGGGCAGTCGGTCTCGGCCTCGGGCGAGTCGACGCAGCGCACCATCGTGCTCC encodes:
- the folE gene encoding GTP cyclohydrolase I, producing the protein MAGVDAERIRRAVHEILLAIGEDPSRPGLERTPQRVAEAYADFFGGLDVDPLSHLADAVPIGSSLRQSLGGADAGAPATGEAVVLRDLAFRSVCEHHLLPFVGTAHVAYLPGDRVVGLGRIPAVVDTLARRPQLQERLTEEIADALVAGLDPRGVLVVLDAQHRCVTTRGSRQERSSTVTIASRGALSEPAARSEIITLIGASAHA
- a CDS encoding PH domain-containing protein, translating into MSTGTRPQTAVNLADGEWHRLHPASPLLRGGLLFLAVLGFVIANLRERVIDIFLTIFAPASSDRVDAEYDDWQQEWANDPVGGIVSNGLVGWALLALAAIIVVVVIGFWLSWRMHTFRVTGEAVEVRSGILFRSHRSARLDRIQGINVNRPLFARLFGTAKLEISVAGQSANVQLAYLGSSLADALRADVLRLASGARAERTQGTAAAAGAAEGRADAAAPGVATEPDARGAGTGSDGGAGADAAVAGAGGVGAGDAAAAGARTPVTARAGALVTQRVDEFLAPELDPDLAPPESVVHLPLGRVIGSTLLGGSMIWVVILIAIIVIGVTSGQMWVLFSFVPAAIGLVSYMWSRITKSLRYSIAGTADGVRIGYGLLSTANQTIPPGRVHAVEATQWVFWRPFGWWSVRINVAGQSVSASGESTQRTIVLPVGTAADVHRVLALLLPDAAADVEALVDAGLVGQGDAGGFSVTPKRAAWLRPFSWKRIGLAEASGVAVIRRGALIRSLTLVPLARMQSVALSVGPIERRLDLATLRLHTVTGPVSALLPVAHRPDATALFERLAHEAIERAASDTSHHWGASAPGSPEPEPEPEAEPGPGPEPEAEPEPEAEPASPADQAQAAAPEESAPRHVD
- the ftsH gene encoding ATP-dependent zinc metalloprotease FtsH; translation: MNIKKILRGPIIYILLAIVAVWIGSSLITASGFKEVSTQEGLELLNDGKVASVKIVDGENRVDLTLAKADEELGTQVQFYYVTPRGADVIAAVDAADPADGFNDEVPQPNWFLSMLGILLPLVLIGLFFWIMLSGMQGGGNKVMQFGKSKAKLVSKESPTVTFDDVAGAEEAIEELHEIKEFLKEPAKFQAVGARIPKGVLLYGPPGTGKTLLARAVAGEAGVPFYSISGSDFVEMFVGVGASRVRDLFEQAKQNAPAIIFVDEIDAVGRHRGAGLGGGHDEREQTLNQLLVEMDGFDPKTNVILIAATNRPDILDPALLRPGRFDRQIGVDAPDLKGRQKILEVHSKGKPLAHGVDLEVLARKTPGFTGADLANVLNEAALLTARSNAQLIDNRALDEAVDRVIAGPQRRSRVMKDKEKLITAYHEGGHALAAASMNYTDPVTKITILPRGRALGYTMVMPLEDKYSVSRNELLDQLAYAMGGRVAEEIVFHDPSTGASNDIEKATSTARKMVTEFGMSANVGAVKLGQSQGEVFLGRDMGHQRDYSEEVAETVDLEVRKLIEQAHDEAWQVLNDNRDILDKLAAELLEHETLDHKQIAEIFKDVKKLPERPLWLSSDKRPVSDRPPIAFPTDKMPIDQGAVDGGVDSGELPIDDEARVRAPQSNPRPATA
- the folK gene encoding 2-amino-4-hydroxy-6-hydroxymethyldihydropteridine diphosphokinase, with the protein product MTRAVIAFGANLGDREATIAAAVREIAEATGIALVAVSPVYESAAVKDSGVDEDAPRYLNGVIVVETALAPHALLDLLQRIELEHGRERTEHWGDRTLDLDLIDVDGIVLDDERLVLPHPRASQRAFVLAPWLDIDPDAELAGHGPIAALRAAATDEVVRR
- a CDS encoding PH domain-containing protein, which encodes MPEASGPQPDETARDESRRPAASDSDWQRVSPKYVLVEVIGSIIGMVVFVGIGLGAYFVLHWQWALWVAIAIAVVSIIAIAFEPRRVRSIRYRLRADDLLFRRGIMFQRQVAVPYGRMQLVDITRGPVARALGLADLKFVTAAAASAVTVPGLPMAEADRLRDELVALAESRRAGL
- a CDS encoding DUF3180 domain-containing protein → MKRTHPSTIIAFVLAGLVAGYLIDLAIVSGGSKAIVPPISLSITLAGVAALVVAFAWPIRRAVKGKATKHLDPFRAMRTAVLAKACSLSGALLLGFGIGITLFLVTRSVVPPPATIWLAVATAIGAALLLAGGLVAEAFCTLPPDDTDTEKKEQAHA
- a CDS encoding DUF2652 domain-containing protein, whose product is MISGRAVLLIADIGGYTDYMSSHRMSLAHAEVNTGRMLERMIDAAPGFDLIEIEGDAAFLSLQLGDGETDASIPVILDAALAMHRAFHLERAYVTANLCPCKGCKGASDLKLKFVAHVGEVATQTIRDRIKLVGIDVILVHRMLKNPVDVAEYVLLSEELYRSGVDALPAPVHDVVSEFEGFGAVRGYYVDVDELDGETVMPTPSWPKRIGQTFAAVGPGVPYMLGLRDTRRAASDR
- the folP gene encoding dihydropteroate synthase, which translates into the protein MPDRTLVMGVVNVTPDSFSDGGRWFDADAAIAHGLELVADGADILDVGGESTRPGAARVAPEEELRRVVPVIRELAGRGIRVSVDTMRAATARAAVDAGAVIINDVSAGLADAAMGPIAAETGAQYVAMHWRGHSDRMDSLAEYADVAVEVRDELAQRVDALVTAGVAPEKLILDPGLGFAKRGDQNWQLLGRLDVLAGLGLPILVGASRKRFLGAMLPDAASVVDRDLPTAVVSVLSAQAGAWAVRVHDVQGTRRALDVLGAWQSGRRD
- a CDS encoding MFS transporter, with translation MAEGQRRSTLRDAAAAFTSNWRNRNLRRAQLSFLGAWTAEWAFTVALGIVAYRDGGAVALGLVGLLRMLPSAILAPLLSPIADRGRRERVLVLVSIVRGLATAGAAVVAAVSGPVAVIYVLAVLSTIAATLYRPAHSALLPSLCRTGHELASANVVRGLLDSAATLVGPLLAAVLLQFTGVDVVFAVAAAASFWAAGLLVRLRYDAPPRPPAPQRPNLAREALDGVKAVVSNRDLSLILGLAAAQALTRGALTVLSVVVAIELLGTGEPGVGALMTAVGVGAVLGSLAASLLVGTGRLGVWFAVGVALWGLPFTLVGLAPYEVPALGLLAFVGVGNALIDVAGFTLIARLAPDEVLARVFGVLESLVAVFIGIGAVVTSALIEWFGATTALVAIGLVCPVLALVSLRRLRGMDRSVDVIDDDIELLRRVSMLRTLPLPSIEQLARGLEPVAVPAGTAVFTQGDVGDRYYVIEAGEADVVGDGRVVARLGPGEGFGEIALLRRTRRTATVTANSALALRALGSDRFLPVVLGYTASAQEAAVVVDGQLDRYAPKHPFVDPPSGGQPS
- the folB gene encoding dihydroneopterin aldolase, which translates into the protein MTELRNRGRADRITLTGLRVRAHHGVFEFERTEGQEFVIDVSVALDLAAPAASDDLAGTVHYGELAEAVVAAVERDPVDLIETVAERVAAVALGYAAVDEVEVTVHKPQAPITVPFSDVAVTIVRGRA